A window of Chaetodon trifascialis isolate fChaTrf1 chromosome 3, fChaTrf1.hap1, whole genome shotgun sequence genomic DNA:
ATCAGCTCAGAGTGTCCCTCCCCTTTGTTCTCTTCCCGTCCAGAGTTAAATTCCCGTGTAACTCCGCTGAAGAACACTTTCAAAGTCGTTGCCTTTTGTTGTAAAACTGCGGAGCAGGGGTTAGGCGCGGCGGAGCCCTCAGACGGGGGTCCTGCTGTGCCGTTTCTGGACGAAGGAAAACGGGGAGGGAGGGAAACTCTTGGGAAGGGTTCAAATGTTTGCCTAAGTTGGAGCGAGGCGAGACCGAAGATCAGATTTACAGGACAGAAAGGCAAATAGAACAAGATTACAAAAATAGGGCATATTTACAGTCATGTGTTAACTCTGCAGATACATCTGGCATTACTTTACTAACATGATGGGTTTTTAGATTTGTAAAGTATTAATGGTATGATAATGCAGTACAACTGGGAAACAGATGTGAATATATGCTCTGATACACTTTCTTTAACACTTTCCTCAGCATCAAAAGCAGCTGTAATTGCATTGCAGATTACTTAACCATAAACTCATGACAACTTGATGTGATTAAGGGCCCtcaaatgtctgcagtgaaacctCTGACAGACTTATGACTCGCTGAAAGGCATCATGTTCCCTGGTTTTGCTGAGTGGACTCCTTTACAATCCTATTTAAATGGGAATAAGGGGCTTTTTAGGCTTTTGAATATGATGACCAAGTCAGCGACTGGCAACTGTCTGTGTCTTCTCTGACTCAAAACTACTGACATCAGCACTCTGTGGAGGAAGAAGTATTCACAGGGAAGACTAGCCAATATACACAATACCGTGTCAAATTAGCTGCACTCCCATATAAAATGCAAAACTTTCATTAACTGGAAGAAGCCCAAAAGCatatgaagcaaaaaaaaaagtgtgtcaAGTAAGCATTATATAGACTTGTGTAGGTATGTTTATTCAAGTACAAATATAAGATACTTAAAATACTACATTTAAGGGGCATGTATTGTATGTTTTGCTgattttatttgactgttttacaaattaagattttacagacaaaaacacatgatcagATTCTAAAATATGATGCAATGTTACACATTAAATTACCTGACAGTATATGAGTTAAAATGAACTCCACGTCGACCAACTACAGCAGTGAAATTCTACTTACACATTAATACTCCAGTAATGATGTATGAATGATGTaagtatttttacagtatgGTGTTGCTACATTTTTACATCcctacttaagtaaaagatctgaatacttccttcACCATTGGTTTGACTGCCAAGTCTCGCTACTTCATGTGGCCAGAGCGTACTCATGGGCAGTTTTAACTACAgtaatgcatcatatttcatgAGCTATGTTTCGTATGTatctttatctacaaagaagTATATAATAACTACAGCTGTAAATGTGCTGTAGTGGAGCAAGtaagtacaatatttccatcTGAAAATGACAGAGTTGCACAAAACGCAATGAAAAGTACATGTGCTTCAAAATTGTCCTCAAGTAGAGCACTTTGCTAAATCTGCTTATTTAAATTCCAGGCTCGTTGGCTTTTTAAGgtaacatcagcagcagcagcagcagcagcagcagcagctaccgagctgcagccatgcagctgcacacatgGCATGTCTGGTCATATATTTCATGCCAGACATTCAACAACCCTGACTGAACAGTTTTGAGACACTAGATGAGCAAATGTGATTAAGTGGCATTAATAGTCCTGTACTTATGATTCATCACAAAGAAGTTTTCAGACAGGCACAGACAGGTAAGGCCTCTGGGTTTTGGCTGTCCTATTACACCTCAGCTGTGTCACTGGTCCCCCTCACCCttccacacaacacacacacacacacacacacaccccattcCTGCACCTCATCGTACCAGTGCAGCCTTGCATACAGGTGTTCAGCCTGCCTTGTGTCCATAGGCACCCCTATCGCTTTCACGCTTCACTTGCAAACAAATATTTTAATGGACAGGGGACGAGTGACATGGCTTAATTTGACATGAGAAAAATGTTACtgtgatggagaggaaaaaatgtgAGCTTGTGTGTAACAGAGACAGTGTGCATGCACCAGTGTTTCCTTTGATGTGGAAGTGTAATCCATGTGTTATGTTCAGAGTGCAAAGTGCAGGACTCACCTGTTTGTAATAAGACCAAGCTCCAGTCCAGAAATGGCATTCCTCTGCATTCCACGGATTCTGCTTCACCAGGGGGCTGgataaatgtgtgcatgtgcacacgctcacacaaacaatccctctcctctcctagCAGGCCCATCCAACCACACACAAGTGAtcaatcacaaaaacaatcTCGCCAAACAGACACACGCCCAATGAATGTACAAGACGTAGGAGATTATTCTTAATATGGAGGTTAGTGCTTTTCCAGCTCTCTatgctgaaaacacagtcacagcaaacacagactcacacaatttaaaacagaactaaaaacCATGAAATGCTGTGCAAATGCTTGGTCTAGCATGAGTGGAGATCAGACTGGGTAATGTCTCTGTCTACAGAAAGGAATCTACCCATTCATGGTATTCAAAGAAACCCACATGCAATAAAAGTGGTTGTTAATACAGCGTATAAGACAACGTTTGTGTCAAACTAATGCATGCAAACAtaactttgcttttttcaaAGTCTCTTTCAACACAAGTATTAGTCTCCCACAAACCTTATTTCCTTTACTCCATCATTCTGTGCAACTTttcttcctcccactctctAACAGGGCTGCAGATGCTGAACCTGGCCCTCATTCCAAAACAGCAGGAGTTCGAGTCTCCCAGCTCATTAACACACAAAATTACCTCCCACCCCCAAAACCACATTTCATTCTTTtctaacatgcacacagaaaaacGGAGAAAGACAGTTTGACATAATTACTTTATTAAATATACACTGACTGCTCTTTGATAAACACAATGTGGGTATCGTTGGACATTAGTTCCAGGACAGAAATGAGCAAACAAGGGCGACAGAAAAGCGGATGAGAAACTTCATGGCAAATCGTCCTCATCTTTAGTCCTTCACTACTGGTCCTGTACATGAGCACAGACAAAAATCATGTAGCATGATGTGTTAGCATGTCCAAAACCTCTAGAAAACCAATACATTTTACACCTTACACTCACCTTAACCATGCGGCCATGAATCATGTATGGTGACCTCAAGTCATGCTGGCAATTGGCCAATCCCATGCCCAGTCCCAAACCTGAACCAAGTGAGACAGGCCATGTGCGACCTGGggcagaaaaacattttcagatatGTGCTTACAAAAAAATCCCGCATTTGCCTTAAAAATGAGCACTTACGTTTGAAGAAGAGGACGGAGAAAACAATGCCCACACCGAGGCCAGTTActgcaaagaggaagagaaagaaagtatGAGTGACGTGATTAAAGTACACACTCAAATGGTTTGACTTAAGCGCTGACGCAATGTGATAATGTTTGATCCAGTACAGAAACTGGCTAGCATAGATGTAAATCTGTTCTAATGAGGTCAGTGGGGTGCCACTATTATGTTTGATGCAAGACTTGGTAAATAGTGCAAGTTAGCAAGACACTGCTTATTagaaaaagagagggggagaaaaagcagaaagccttccaagaaagaaagaaaacaataaaagggGTACAAGAGAGGGGGGGAAATGAGCTAAAAGGAGCAACAACAGTGTCCATGAGGCAGGGGGCAGGAGAGGTGATGGGTCAAAGAGTGCATACATATGCAGGTAAGCGATGTCATGACCCAGTCAAGCTGAAGGTTGGTCACTGGCATAAAAGTTGGCTGAGCTGTTAGAGGCATTCAGACCAGAGCAGGATCTTGATgaggaatgtgtttgtgtgcttaaCTTCACCTCGCTGCAGGCCACGCCACACCCAACAGCAGGCCAgccaacacagaaaacacataaaaacagccatttGGGCCCCTCCGACTCTTAATTGGATTCAGGGAGCTATGCAGCATGACCGATCTGCCTGAACCAGAACCCTCAGACTGTTCTCTATTGCACAACTTACAAATGTCAAACAAGACCACAAAAGATCCTGAACACCCTCATTATCAGTACGTATCAACAACAAATCATTGTCCCTCTGTGTTCATTTCAAGCACAGACTTAAGGTCCTCCCTCAGTCTCTCTTTGCTCTTCAGCCAGAGCATTTCTGAAGCCTCTGATTTTCCACTGACAGTAATACAGCAAAAGCACTGGCAAAATATTGGGCAGATTAGCATCTCATTTTGGCATCCTTTCTCTTTGTCTGGACATCTCCAAAGGGGATAGAttagaacaaaaacatttgtgcTGGAGTGGAATGAAATATACTTTTGACCTGCAGGCCAGAAAATACACAGTAGGCTCTGCCAGAAAATAAAGTCCAGAGCTGGTTAAATGTATTgttattcatttgttcattatttcaaatattttctagAAATGGCATCAATAAAGGCAATCATTTTCAATCACAGTCATTTTgtgaatttaattaaaaatacagCTTGAGTCGTAAAAGTCTGGTACAGCTTTTGCGCAACATTGCAAATTTAAAGTGACTGTGACAGCACTGAGgaggagacactgaaagaaatgaTCGTACAGAACATGACTGGTGACAGTCATCACTGTCAAGTAATATAAATACTTTTCTTGTAATTGTGCAGCCATGCTGGAGGAATGTTTCTTGGCATGGCAGTCACACCACTTTGGTCCTGACTGATCTATTTCAACATctactggatggatttccatgctgttttctaaaaacattcatggtccccagaggatgaatcctactgactttgtTGATTTTCAACTTTTCCTCAAGTGTTACCacatgttgacatttgtgggtttgagagaatgtctcaacaactacaAGATGGATTGGCATTAAatttggtacacacattcatcGTGCGCTCAgaataatgtttaaaaatgtagagCTGTGACATTATATCTAGTGCCATCATGAggttaaaatgtaaatttgagCAACACTTTTATGATGAgtaactaatgacattcccatcaacctcagctttactttgtgttttgtgctaaacAGCAAATGATTTTGtaggggacaaaaaaaaaaaaaaaaaagcttggtCAGAATTGTGTATACCAGTCAATAAAGGACCATTTTGAAGTGACTTTGACAATGCACAGACAACAAGGCAGCATTACAGGTCAGTATTAGGTGGAAACAATACCAAACATACAATGAATTATAACAATAATCTTTCCTGAAACGTAGCTGCAGTCATTTCTAGCTTGTTCCATCACAGCCAAGTTGCTTCTGTTGCACTGAAGCTTCAAATATCAACTGATTAAGAGAAACAAAGGAGACTGCAGTGAAAACTATTACTGCTCTGTCTCACTCCAATATTGTTTACTACTTCCTCAAATAAAATACCATTTTTCCAGGAACACTACTGTTTCCTGTTATGAAGAGGATACTGTTAATTGTCTCCTCCCAACCATCAATGCAATGCAACTTGTTGCAAGAAAGTGGATTTAACTCTTACCACACAATCTGAATCTGTGGCATTTCATATAAAATACAGTGTAAAGGCACCACAGGATACCGACCTCTTATGTGGTTGTCTTGTATTAGGCTAATTCTAAAAATCTGTCAAAATTAATATTTCTTTGAATTAAAAAGTAAAGAGTCGCTACACAATGGCACACAAAAGAGGCGAAACAATATCTTCCTGACTAACCGTAGAAAGTTAAGCCCCCCTGagcagaacatgtgctgcagagTTTCTGTGGCGACTAGAGACACCATGGCACAGCTGGCAGTTCACTACACAGAGTGAGCTCAAAGAAATGCCACAATGCAGATGTTtttcctcacagcaagaaacaTGTTGTACTGTGCCGAAGCTGACAACATTAAGTGTCTTTTGGGACAGACTGTTTTCTAGTCGAAGTATTTGAGTGCTGGACCAACACAGTTTCAAATACCACAGATAAACTCCTGCATAAAGACCCTGTGGTGATGTACCCAACACTGAAAGACAGTGTTGTTTCATCAGATCTGACTGAGTGAGTGAAGGCCAGAGCtgccagaggaaaaacaaaacatcgaTTGATTAGAATATTATGGTCTTAAACATGTCTCTTGTGAATTGTTTGTCATAAAATTAACAACTATTAAATTGAAATTAAAGTAACTGTTGTtacatgtttgctgttttcattgtggGGTAACTGTAGAACAATGAAAAGGcaacagacagaagacagactcTTTTGCGGCTACTGATGGGCCACATTTAGCAAAATATCTCAAATATAGTTGTGAATTTAGACTTTATTTGTTGATCAGCCTTGTAGGGTGTTTGTCCACTTCTTGCCATGCTAATTTCTTAGGTTACCTTTGGGTAAATAATTTTGATTAGAATGATTTAATGTTCATTCATTCCTGGATCAAAGCCCATGAAGGTACTTCAAATTTTATAGGTCAATATATTATTTTTACTTCCCAGTTGCTGCCTGAAGTGTTGCAAAGACTGATACGTATAAGTAGAAAGGACACAGAAATCATAACATCAtattaagtaaaataaaaatcaaggaGTGCTTTAACAAATGGGAACTTTTGTCACAAGTAAACCATCACTAACACTGGTTTAAAGCTATTTTCTGTATGACAATCACACAGCTGatcacacagcacagctgatgTCATTATTCTTTCCTCACATTGAGAAAACAGGATTAAATCCTCATTTTATGCTCATTCGGTCTGAGAGTGCCCAGAGTTTGATCTTAGTGTGGATGTGGTATGAAAGTCTCAACAGATCAGGtgcttctgttgttttgttcccTGTAGGTTTACATTTGCAAAGCCCTTTAAGACATGCTTCAGTTTTAAGGACCAGAAAACATCAACACCAGAGCAGGATCGTTATGATCCTTACTGGTATTTAACTGTAAAATGCTGAGTTAAGCTGTGGGTAATcgagagaggagggggtgagaTGAGAGCCTGGGAATCAGGAGAATCAGTTTCAGTGTCCATTTGATTTAATCAAATCACACACTCCAGCTTGTGTCCTATTTGGTCTTCTTTAATCACAATGTTCCTGCAACTATCAGTTTTACCCATTCAGCGGACAAGTTTAAAGTTGACCTTAGTAAACTGTCCGGACATGGTCACACAAACGTCCGTCAGAAAAGGACCTAAACTGCAGCCTTGACCTGTGGCGCAGCTTATTAACCGTGTGTAATATACTACAGCATGCTTAATGACAGCGTTAGATTAATTACATTTCACGTATGAAAAGACTTTAACCTGTTTTCACGGCTGTATCGGCAAGACACCGGTCCCATTTCCGTCCATGTTCGTCCGCCATGTTTTCAACTGTCAAGAAAGTCCACAAAATCTCGCGAGAGAAGTGTAAAGTCACATGAAGTCACCGCACCTCCGCCACTGCGCTCCTTCGCTCACAGGTTTCAGATGATTTAAAATCGATATacacctttttatttttccgtTTTTGCTATTCAGCTCCTGACATTTACACAGAGTGTACATCACTTTGTGATATCTTACGAATCAATCAATTAATAGGATATGTGAGGACATACAACTTGATTTGTTACCTTCCTGTTCAGAAAGCTTATAGCTTATAGAAATCAGAAATTCTACCGTAGGCCCCCTCACTTCACTGTGgcattatttttaatatgttaATCTTTTTTCTTATCCTTAttcaaaaatactttttatAATTTTCCTTGGTGTCATTACAGTAGACTATCCAATATATGTGATAAAGGTCTCCCTGTATATTACAGCTTCTTGATAGTTTTCACTGCTGGTGGAAGTGCCACCCCCATCCCACCCATATGTATAGTatacacacaggaaatgatgcatgcGCACTCAAGTGTTGCACATCAGCTAGGGAGCAGATGACTGGCAGTTCCTGTTTAATGCTAACACAGGCAGTGATAGTATGTTTGAGAATACTAGCTTTCTTTCTTAGAATATATTTTGGCTGGAAGATAATCTAGGCATATTTTGGGAATAAAAATGGGTCTCACCTCCTTTTAGTCCAAGACATATCTAATTTCTCACTTGTTTTGTTCATAGTAACACTAACCAGTTTTGGGATTGTTGCTgaatttctcctcctcttctgaaCTTCCAGCACACTAGATGCTGGAAGCTAAACTGCTGCTTCCCACACACAATCAATAATATGCAGATGTTGGTGAGGTTTACCGGCAGGTTTCCCATTTACAAACAATCCAGGCTGCACGCGCAGCTTCAGGGCAGAAAGTGCATTTGTGCAATGTCATGACAGCTTTGATATTGAGATGTTGAGAAATAAATTGGAAATATTtataaataatcaaaaataaatacatggaAGTACACATGCATGAGTCACATTTTTTTATGACATACAGTACTTCACAATAGTTAGCCACTGTGACATGGCAACTATAACCACAGTAAAAGCATTAACCTAAAGTAATGGGGATAGGGAGAAATTACCCTACCTTTACAATATATAAGCATGGCCCCTAAAATGTATTGGAAAGAATGACTCATATGTAATGAACAGCTGCTTAAAAACCTTGGTCTGCATGAGACTGTCACTAAAGTGGTAATTCATAATGAGGAGGCTCCTTAAACTGTCAGAATATCAGCAACCCAAAACAATTAGCTAAAGGGCAGGTGGGAGCGTTGGGTGTTGTTTACACACTGTTGATCAACAGTACTAGACATTCTTTTACATCACAGGGTCTCATATCATTCAGTTTTAATATCAAAAATTGCATTAATGGACCACCAGTCACCACAGGTGTCGCCAAATCCACCAGAGCTCCCCATTCAGCTTACCATGAAGGCTCATAACTAAAACATTTACCACAGCTTTGCAACTACTTGTATACTTGCACCTTTCTCGCATTGCTAAAATGCAAATAAGGGAAAATTCATAGTCCATTCAACtgagcaaaaaacagcaaaagtaaatctaaggaaagaaaaacatcttgaTTAGGGACATTGCCAGTATtagccaaaataaaaatatacaacaaaaatgcaaacaatagTGACCCAGTAACATTCATAAGTGAACAGCCTACTATATTTTTGCGACATTGACTGAGATtttcagatttaacattttcGTCAGAACAGCCTCATTAATGTGATAATTTCATTAATATTTGATTAAAGAATGATAACTACACTTACCACAGAAGAAATGTCAGAGAAGCTGTATGCATAAAAGGGATGTGTACGTCAGGGTGAATATGGTATACGGTGGTGAATATTAAAAACCCatataaaataaattatttttatttgtttaatttctgaCATTCGAAAAATGTTTATGAAAGAAGCAGACGGCACATTGTCGGTTTTTCTTTTATGGGCTGTAAACATCACATTTATAGCAGTTTCCAGTAAGCTCTGGTCAAgcggggcttttttttttttttttttttaatcgctccatcagtgtatttttctgtgtACTGCCCTCTCCGTCTGCATATTTACTGCACCACTCCTCTCTTTCCATACTTGGCAATGCCTTTCTTGCTCCTTCGCtattggctgctgcagagaaagccCGGAGTGACCCGGACATGCAACCGGGGCCTGTTTTGTGACTGCAGCCTCCTTCCTGTAGCCCGGTTGAGGAAGTGGATTTCGCTGACAGGGCTGGGTTCAGTGAGGGAGAGGCGAACAAAACATCtttactgaaaaaaacaacaacaagagccGAGAGGAGCGACTCGTTAAACCACAGAAAGGCCAAGGTGTACAGTCATCGGTGAAATCGTCCTCCCCTGCCCCGCTGAGACCGCCACAGACCGCCGCAGACATGGTAAGGGCCGCGGTAGAGCTGGTGGGAGAGATGGGGACGGGGTAAGAAGGTTTTGGTGGGGCTGCTGGCTACTGCTAACTAAGCGTGAACGGCTAGGggtgctaagctaggctaacgctagctggaggagctgggtgGTAACCTGAGAGCAGCAGGGGATCCAAGTTTATAAATCACCGATGCATATCTAACTTGCACTGTTGGCTAAAACTTGTGCGTACCGGATACGAATGAATTAGCTTCGTGGCTAAGCTAGCAGCTGTTTTCTTACAGCTAGGTAGCTAGCAGTTAGCCAAGCGAGATGCCCCGTAGGCACAAAGTTAGCACAGGATGTTTTGGATTTGACACAAGTTCGTGAATAGTATTAGTGTTGTGCCCCAATAtaacgtacacacacacacacacacacacacacacacacacacacacacacacacacacacacacacacacacacacacacacactgccctccAGTCGTGCacttcacacgcacacactggctAAAATAGTCAAGCGCCGGGTTGCCTGTAGCTAAAATAAGACTGCTTGCTCCTCCTATTCCCATCCATGACAAGCTGTCAGCCTCCTCTGCTAAGTTTTTCTTGCCTTGCGAGACTGACCAAGTCTTTATGTTGTCTCTTGAAAATGTTCAGCTCTGACAGTCAACACAAATTGTACCGCAATTGTAGTTTACTCACTCACttatttttgaacattttgctaACCCTTCATCTTATATGGCAGTAACATCGCTGTATTTGTCATATATTTGTGcttaatgaatgaatttgaCTCAAGCTATTTTAGTATAATTGAGTACCATCATGTGCTTTCACACTGTTTGTAAGTGTGTCTTTGTAGTGTTTCCGTATGACCTAAATTGTTGTATGCCTGAGCTGGGAAGAGCAGCTGGTTTGTGTCCACAGTCACCCACTCTCCTCAGCCTCACCTCATCCATCCTGCTGACCCTGGAGGTTGTTGGTCTGAGCGAGTGTTTACATGGAGACAGGAGCGCTGGTAAACATGGTGTCAAGGAGCGCAGGTGTCTGATGGAGCAGACTGATTCATCAGCTGAGAGAGATTTTTTAAAACCGGCAGAAAGCAACTTGGAGGAGGGGAAATGGCCTGGGAGACATTGCCTAGAAACTTCTGTCTTGTTCAGGGTCGTCGCCCTTAAGGAAAATGTTTATGGACAGAAAGTTCTCTACTTTGTAACATGCCATTGTCCtttgcagccagcagctgcggGAGTTTCCTCTGTTAGACTTACACACTTCATGGATAAGCCAAGGGGGATGGTTTTGTTGACACCTGAATGACAAGTGAATTAAATaggtaaaacaaaacaaaaaaaatccgGGGTAGAAAATTATTGATATTGTGGTGATGTTGATAATGATGCAAGCAATTCAGAATAATTTCCAATGCAAATGCCTCCCTTTTCCAGTTGGTTTTGAATGATCCTTGCAAACTCTTCTTCATATGTCTTCATACACGTGTTTGTTTGTAATGGTAGACATTAGTGCATTTATCTTTATCATGCCAGGGTTGTTTGAGATGTTATCTCAGTAGGACCAAAGCCAGTGTATTGTGACTTGTGGCACTATCTGATAATGCTCAGATGAAAATAGTTGTGGTACTTATTTCCTAGTTATCTCCAAGGGTTAGCTTAGAAACTGGTTTTGTCCCTCAACTGTTACACACACCTACCTACATCTTACCACACATTCCCCAGAGTTTCATGTTGTGGCTGGTCTGTCCTCCCCTACTCACTAATAGCCTGCCGCTCACTGCATATTCGAGAGCGAGAAACCCCTTTGGGGAAGGCTACACAGTCctgctgttcagtgtttcctATGGCTGTCATTATGAAGAAGTTCTTCATTTAGTCTAATTGACTTGCCTGcttaaagaaaatgaatatttcacatttcatctaTCGtaaaactgctgcacagcagagagacCATCACAGGAAAATGCTTTTCTTGTAAGGAATGTTACCTTCTGGATGCAGCATACAGGAATGTTCATCTGCAGGGGTCTAATGCCCGGGCCTGCTGCTTCACAAGCTGTGGTTTAATGGAAACAGTGACCACATAATCAAACATGTGTTGACTGGCTAAGCACATAACAAAATAAGCCTCAGTAAACAACTCAAACATGTAACCAATAAAGGAATTGGCTTCAGTTTGTCTCAGGCTGTATTGACTTTATGATCAATGGTTGTAGACTGTGATGACTGTGCAGTTTTTTGGTAGTTTGATTCAAAACACGTACTTTACAGCAGCGGTCACCAAACTTTTTAGTCTGAAGACCGCATCTGATTTtcattcaaggtcagaggtccagAATCATtggcaaaacaaaataacatttaatcaattCATCGATAATTAACGTCATATCTCTTGTGGCTGGGCCAGCCTGAAACtgaggcagacaaggctcagacagttCGTCCATATTTATATCTGACTCACACATTCTTACAACTACATTTACACAAGTCGAAGAAATTGTGTACTAGAGAAAAATAGGCTCAATCTGTGTCTGTAATTTAGGAGCTGGTTAATGTATGAGATGACAATTATTTAGGCCTAATTAGCCCATTATTAACAAATTTCCTAGAAAACTAATGTTT
This region includes:
- the LOC139329539 gene encoding MICOS complex subunit Mic10-like; the protein is MADEHGRKWDRCLADTAVKTVTGLGVGIVFSVLFFKRRTWPVSLGSGLGLGMGLANCQHDLRSPYMIHGRMVKDQ